Part of the bacterium genome is shown below.
GACTCCGTGATAAAGCTCGTACCTCTCTTTAAGACCGCGCAAAATGGCAGTGGCATCTTCCAAAGACGGCTCGCTTACAAAAACCGTCTGAAAACGTCTCGTAAGAGCGGGGTCTTTTTCAATATGCTTCTGATACTCTTTCAGAGTAGTCGCGCCGATAGCTCTAAGCTCGCCCCGCGACAGAGCCGGCTTCAACATATTGGAAGCATCCATTGAACCCTCCGCCGCCCCCGCGCCGACTATGGTATGAATTTCATCTATAAACAAAACTATTTTACCTCCTGAACGCTCAACTTCTTTCATTATTGTCTTAAGACGCTCCTCAAATTCGCCACGATATTTTGTGCCGGCAATCAAAAGCCCAAGGTCAAGAGAAACCAGTTCTTTGTCTTTAAGCGATTCGGGTACGTCGCCTTGCGACATACGAATGGCCAAACCTTCCACTATGGCGGTCTTGCCCACTCCCGCCTCCCCTATAAGAATCGGGTTGTTTTTTGTGCGACGCGACAATATTTGAATAACGCGAGAAATTTCGTTATCTCGGCCTATAACAGGGTCAAGTTTGTTTTCACGAGCAAGCAAAGTCAAGTTCCGCGTATACTTGGCTATTGCCTTGTATTTCTTTGGCTGATTGACATCCGTTATGTTGCTTTTCTTCAAGTCATCAAGTACGCGCAGAACGGAGTCCTTTTCTATTTTGAACCTGCTTAAAATCTCTCGAGCTTGACCGGGAATATCAAGCATGGCGATAAAAAGATGTTCGGTTGAAACAAATTCGTCTTTTATGGAAGCGGCCACTTTGCTTGAATTTTCAAGCGTTTGGGCGAGTTCCGGCGTGAGGTAGATTTGGTACGAAGGAGAAAGAACCGAACCGCTTTCGGGTCCTTCAATAGCTTCAAGCAAAGAATCCGTCAAAAGAACGGTGTCAATTTCCATTCTGTCCAAAATTGAAATAACCATGCTTTCTTCCTGAAGCAAAAGCGCCGCTAAAAGGTGCAGAGGATTGACGTGATTTTGACCGCGCTCAATAGCGAGCTCATGAGCTCTTCTTATGGCTTCTTTGGCTTTTGTTGTAAAGTGATGAAATGGGGGCATGAGATCAGTTTAAAGTTAAAAGTTAAAAGTTCATAAAGTTTATCAAGTAAAAGAGCAGGGACCGTTGCCGAATAGGCTTTTGAGGTGATTTTTTCAAAATTCGTGCGAGGCGAAGGTTCAAATTTATGGCTTAATGCTGTAAGTATTGGCCATAAATTTGAACCAAGCCGTAGCCGAATTTTGGGGAAATCAGCCAAAATGGATATTCGGCAACGGTCCCAAGCAATGTGCTACAAGTTTCGTGCTACATCTTGCGTGTATTTCTATTATAGCATTTTAGGCAATTGGAATGAAATGTTTGTGTATAGCTTCTATTTATTAACACAAACCGTGTTAAAAGTCAATCGTAACCTTGACTTAATACGCGAGTCGTGATTAGATTAAGGCAGTTAGAACCAACGACAAAAACGGCAAAACAAAAAAACAAAACCCCGAAAAAAAGGATATGGATGAGAGCAGAATTCATGGATCTGGAAAGAGCCCTGTCTCAAAACCAAGTCGGTAAAGACAGGCGGCATGTCGCCACAAACAACGTCCCTGCCGGTATCAGCATGACCGGTATCAACAGGGTCGTCCTGCAGATGTGGTTCCCCAAGGAAATGAAGTTTCCTGAGGGGTTCGCCTTTGAAGCCGAGGATAAAAGAGCGAAAAGACCCAAAGAGCGTGTAACCCCAAGTTTCAAGGATCTACTGCAGGTGTCGGTGTCTGAACTTGAAGAGTCCCTGCCTACCTTGGACTTAGAGCCGGAGGCGGTGTACCTCAAGGAAAAAGAGAGGAACAAGGTCATCGTCGTCGTGTTTCGTAAAAAGGCGACGCCTCCGCCGGCGAACGTTTTCTCTTTCAGTCCTTTTGTTAAGGAACTTCTGGTTTCCACGTGGAACAAGGCCTCCGGATACAGGAACCTGGACGGGAGTGTTGCTTTCGTCCTCAGTGGAAAGATGAAGGGCAACAGGGAACCGCAACTCCGGTTGCAACTGTCGTCCAACGGGCAAGATGCCCGTATCACGGTCGCCCATTGTGATTGGCAACCGAGGGGCTGAAAATTCTCAAATGTCCCAACATCGCGTCGCGATGTTGGGACATTTTTTCATCTACAAAAGAAAAGGGTCGCTTTTTTCGTCCGTTTAAAACTATTCTATTATTTGAGGTTCTAAGAGGTTTTTGTGTATCGGCTTGAAAATTTTTCCCACTTTTAAAGCCACTACGTCCCCGGTAAGAGTGACAAGAGGAGCTCCAATAGGTAAATCCTCGCCAATTCCCGTTACGACTTCCGTGAGAACCGAGGTTTTGACTTCTTCGTCTTTTTCGTTCTTTGAAACAAATTCTTTAATGGGCAGAATCTTTACAATACCCGTCTCCACCGACAGCGACTCGTCTCCGCCGATAGTGACAACCGTCTGACCGAGCTTTATGCCGTTTTCATCGGCAATGCTTACGGCGCTTAAAGTCGGCTTGTTATCTTCAGAAAAAACAATGTGAAAAAAAGTCCATCCGTTGTCTTTGTCAACCGACACAGGCCGTAAATCAAAAGAAGAACCGTCTGGTAAAATAACCAAGTAAGACGATTTCGTTTCCTCCGTTTTTGAATCTTCCACTTCATCTTCAGATAAAACAAAGGGGACAATAATCCTGCCGTCATCGGACAAAACAAATCCATTCGCCACGAAAGTCGCTTTATCTTCGGATTCTTTTTTCAGTATTTTAACAAGCGATTTTTTATTTTTTTCAACAGCTTCCACCACCATATCATCGGCCTTTACTATCACCGTTTCTTTTTCTCTTATGATGGTCGCGGCAGAGGCCTTTTGACCATCCGCCGGCGCCTGCACTACTTTTTCTATTGTTCTTTCCACTACGCGGTTGACTGTTTGTGTTATGGGTTGCGTTGAGTTTTCCATTAGAGAAACCGTCACAATACCGGTAGATATTGAGGTAACAAAAGCGATAAGCATGGCCACAAGAACAAGTTGTTGTTTAGTCAGGTGTTCCATCGCTATATTATAAAGTAGAAAGTAGAAAGTAGAAAGTGGGAAATGGGAAAAACATATTTTTGCATACCGAGAAAAATACGCAACAAAAAAACGGTTCGCCTATGGCGAGCCGCTTTGTTTTGAAAGAACTTCAGTTATCCTCGCCCGATAGGGATTTGGAACCGTGGGAATTCCCTGCCCTCTCTCATGGCGCCGGCTGAACTTTTACGGCCGATGTAGCAAGCAAAACAAAAAACGCTTGCCAAACCGGAAACCGCGGAAAAGAAAAGAACCGCGGCGGCTTTCAAAAAATGGCCCTCCGCTATAATCCAAAATCCCGCGAAGCAGAGAAGAGAGGTTAAAATCGCAATTACAACCCCCAATTCCCTGAACCTTTTCGCGCTTTGCAATAATTGTTCACACTCGTCTTGCTCCTCTTCTTCACTCAACCATGTTTTCATAATTTTCCTTTTTGTAAATTGCTTTTCTTACACAATTTTCCAAAATTTTCATCAAATAGTCAATATCCGATTTTTGCGTATAACGGCCAAGTGAAAAACGTAAAGCGCACTTTGCCCGCCACTTCGGACCGCCCAAGGACTTTACCACATACGACTCCTCCTTCCCTTCTTCGCAGGAACTTTTTGTGGAACAAGCGATGCCTACAGCGTCAAGCTGGAGAACAAAAAATTCCGCGTTTATGCCTTCTATTGATATGTTTATGTTGCAAGGCAGTCGCTTTTCAAGCGAGCCGTTTATAACCACTCTCTTTGCCATTCCACTGTCCGCGTCTATTCGCTTATTCGTACGAATAAGCGAATAGAAATAATCCGCAAGTTTTTTAAGCCGTTTGGATTCTTTTTCTCGCAAGGCGAACGCGAGCTCAAAGGCCTTTGCAAAACCCATCGCGGAGGGGGCGTTTTCCGTGCCTGAACGCAGTTCATTTTCTTGACCGCCACCGAAGATAAGGGGACTCAAATTGACATTTCGTCTTTTGTAGAGAAGTCCAATGCCCTTTGGCCCGTGCATTTTATGGGCGTCAAAGGTTACAAGGTCGGCGCCGAGATGACTGGGCGAACAATTCAGATACATCGGCGCTTGGCTCGCGTCAACATGAAAGACAGGTTTTGCGACTTTGAGCTTGAAATTTGTTTGCCGTCCTGTTTTTGGTTTTTGTTTTGGATTTTGGAGCTCTCTTTGGTTTTGAAAGTCCGAAAGCAATTTTCCGATTTTCAAAATCGGCTGAACCACTCCTATTTCACTATTTGCGTACTGTATGGAAACAAGCGCCGTTTCAGGACGCAACACCTTTCCCACATCCTCCGGATTTATAAGACCTTCCGAGTTTGGTTTTAAATATGTAACCGTCGCGCCTCTTTTTTCAAGTTCGCGAATCGGCTCCAAAACGGACGAATGTTCAATGGTAGTCGTTATCACATGAGCGCCATCCGTGAAAGCACCGAAGATCGCCATGTTGTTTGACTCGGTTCCGCCCGAAGTGAAAACAAGCTCTTCTGCCCGACATTCCAGAGAGCGCGCGATTTTAACGCGCGATTCCTCCAAAAGTTTTTTGGCCTCTACGCCCTCTTTGTGAATAGAGCTTGGATTGCCAAAAACTTCTTTTTCCGCTTTTTGAATTACTTTTAAAACCTCCGGCGCAATCGGAGTGGAAGAGGCGTAGTCCAAATATATGCGCGCTTTTCGCTTTGAACCGCGCGCCATGAGTTTAAGATTTTTTATTGACATAGATTATTCTTTATGTTATCACAAAGGTAGATAAATTCAACCAAAGGAATGACAATGAATATCCACGATACTTTTCACGTTGTATTAGTCGTAATTTTCGTATTGTTTTTGACTGCAGGGACAGCAGTGACGTTGCATAAGGTCTTCATTGCGGTCAGGACAGGGCTATCCAAAGTGCACATTATTGCCGCATTTGCGCTGTTTGCCTCTTTTCAGTTTCTACTGGGAGCCATAGTAAGCCAAACGGCAAAGAAGTTAGGAGAAAGTGGTTTTAACCATCGCTACACTCCTCCCCGGGATTTTGGCGGAGAGGTGAAAGACGTTTGGATTGGCGAGTCCGCTTTTCCGTCCGCCCTCGGCGGAAAGAAAATTCGCCTCGCCCAGGACGGAACAAACACCTATCTGCTTTTTCTCTCGGAGGAAGACGAAAGCAGGAGGATGTTAAGGGTGGTGGTGAAGGAAATGGAAATTCCGGAACTGCCGACGGCGTTTCTGCTCAAGTAGAAGTCTACTCAAGTAGAAAAAAACTTAAGGCCCCGTTCGCGCGAAGCGCGAACGGGGCCTTCTCATTCATAATTCTTAAATCCTAAATCATAAATCGTAAATCCATAATCGCATTTTCCCCACCTCTCGTCCATAATTCTTGCTTCCTGCCTCTATTCGTTGTATGCTAAAGATAATGTCCATTGACCCGAACTTAATAATATATGCCCCTCTCGTCCTTATGGCTATTGTGATTATCTGGCTTATCAGGATGGAATTTAAGTTACACAAATTCTTAAAGGGGAGAAGCGCTTCGTCTCTGGAGGAACTCATACATGAAGTCAATGCCGGTCTCAAAGAGTCGCGCGAGTTTGAAGACGAAATGGAAAAATACCTGTTATCCGTGGAAACGCGCTTGCGTAATTCCGCCCAAGGTGTCGGAACGGTGCGTTTCAACGCATTTCGCGGCACGGGGGAAGGCGGAAATCAGAGCTTTGCCACAGCATTTTTAAACGAACATGGAGACGGAGTTGTGATTTCAAGCATGTATTCTCGCGACAGGGTGAGCGTTTTTTCCAAACCAATCGCCAAGTTTAAATCCGAATACGAACTCTCCAAAGAAGAGAAAGAAGCCGTGATAAAGGCCAAAGCACAACTGCCACGAAGCGTGTAACATGGGACATGTGAGTTAAGGTGCAAAGTTAAAAGTTGCGGTTAGATTTTACATTGCGACTTTTTTCTTTCCACTTTGATTTGTTCCATGTTGCGTGCTTTATAAAAGTTTCAGATATTTTATGAAAGAAAATTCATCACAATCCATCGCTTTGACTCCACGGCCACCCATAGTGGTAATAATGGGTCACATTGACCATGGCAAGTCAACACTGCTTGACTATATCCGAAAAGCAAACTCAACGGCAAAAGAGGCCGGAGGCATAACTCAACACGTAGGCGCGTACGAAGCTCTTCACACAGACAAAGAAGGAAAAGAGCGAAAGATTACTTTTTTGGACACTCCGGGCCATGAGGCCTTTGGAAAAATACGCTCACGCGGAGCCAAAGTTGCCGATGTTGCCGTTCTGGTGGTGTCCGCGGAAGAAAGCGTAAAACCGCAAACTCTTGAAGCGCTGAAGTTCATAAAAGAAAACGACCTTCAGTACGTTGTCGCCATAACCAAAATAGACAAACCGGACGCCGACGTGGAAAGAGTGAAGAAAAACCTTTTGGAAAACGAAGTTTATCTGGAAGGGTGGGGCGGAGAAATCCCCAACGTGGCGCTCTCGTCAAAAACCGGCGAAGGAGTTTCCGACCTTTTGGAAGTGATTTCCTTAATGGCGGACATTATGGACTTAAAAGCCAATCCCCAAAAACCGGCGGAGGGTGTCGTAGTGGAATCGCACTTGGACCGCCGAAAAGGCATCACAGCCACCCTTATCATACAAGACGGCAGTTTGGAAACAGGACAGGCGGTCCTTGCGGGCAACTGTTTATCCTCGGTCAGAATGCTTGAGGACTTTCAAGGTAAAAGTATAAAAAAAGCGTCTTTTTCCAGTCCTGTCCGTATCATCGGGTGGAGTGAAATACCACCGGCGGGCGAACTTTTCAAAGCGTACGATACGAAAAAAGAGGCGGAAGCGAGGCGAGAAGAAGTCGAAAAAATAAACGAAGAGATGAAATCGGCTACGGACAAATCGGGAGCATCGGAAAAGGTCATTGAAGAAACACGCGCAATAATCCCTCTTATCATAAAAGCCGACGTGTGGAGTTCCGTGGAAGCGATGGAACATGAACTTGAAAAAATAAAAAGTGAGCGAGTAACTTTCCAAATAGTATCAAAAGGAGTTGGCGACATAAACGAGGGAGATATAAAAAGCGGCGCCGGAAGCGCCGAAACGACAGTTGTGGGTTTTAACGTAAAAATAGACAAAAGAGCCGAAGCTCTGATAGAACGACTTGGCATAAAGACGCACACTTCGGATATAATATATAAATTAACCGAATGGCTTGGCGAGATTGTTAAAGAACGTACACCGAAAATTTCCACCGAAGAAGCGCAAGGAGAAGCCAAAGTGCTGAAACAATTCGGCAAGGAAAAGGACAGACAGATTCTGGGTGGAAAAGTCACCCAAGGAGTTTTAACGGTGGGAGCAAACGTCAAAATTTCGCGCCGAGATTTTGAACTGGGAAAGGGAGTGATTAAAGAATTGCAACAGCAAAAGAATAAAACGAAAGAAGTTTCGGAAGGCAACGAATTCGGTATTTTGGTTGAGTCAAAAATAGAGATAATGCCGGGGGACAAAATAATACCCTATATAGTAGTGGAAAAATAAAAACGACCATGTCTCACACGGAAGATAAAACAAAAAGAATAATCCGCGATTCTGCCGCGGACTTTCTGTCTCGGGAAGCAAACAGGTACGCTTTAATCACCGTAACCGATGTAAAGCTCAAAGACAGGGGGACGAAGGCCACCATTTTTATAACCGTACTGCCCACGGAATACGAAAATGCCTCTCTTGATTTTACAAAAAGAAAAAGAAGTGACTTACGCGACTTCCTAAAATCACATGTTCGGCTTAGAAAAATCCCATTTCTTGATTTTGAAATAGACAAAGGCGAGAGAAACAGGCAAAGGATAGACGAGTTGTCGGGATAAATGGGACGCGCGTAGCGCGTCCCATTTTCCGCTTTGAAAAAGCGGTTGAGTTTTTGTGCCCGGGGTGGGGGTCGAACCCACATGCCTTTCGGCCGCCGATTTTAAGTCGACTACGTATACCAGTTCCGTCACCCGGGCAAATACCCCGTCAAGACCGACAGTGCCTGCGCCACAGCTCTCGCCGACTCGGCATGAAAGAATTGGCGATTCTCGCCCGAAATGTGCGCAGGCACATTTCTCGTGTCCTCGGAGGCCACGGCGAGACCGCGAGTACACTTATCGGTCGTTACACGACCAGTGCAGGTTTCCCGTTTTTTCGCAATAAGAATTGCTCAAAAACATGGGAGAACCTCTTCGATTCTCGCCCGAAATGTGCGCAGGCACATTTCTCGTGTCCTCGGAGGCCACGGCGAGACCGCGAGTACACTTATCGGTCCTTACAGGACCAGTACAGGTTTCCCGTTTTTTCGCAATAAGAATTGCTCA
Proteins encoded:
- a CDS encoding serine protease, with amino-acid sequence MEHLTKQQLVLVAMLIAFVTSISTGIVTVSLMENSTQPITQTVNRVVERTIEKVVQAPADGQKASAATIIREKETVIVKADDMVVEAVEKNKKSLVKILKKESEDKATFVANGFVLSDDGRIIVPFVLSEDEVEDSKTEETKSSYLVILPDGSSFDLRPVSVDKDNGWTFFHIVFSEDNKPTLSAVSIADENGIKLGQTVVTIGGDESLSVETGIVKILPIKEFVSKNEKDEEVKTSVLTEVVTGIGEDLPIGAPLVTLTGDVVALKVGKIFKPIHKNLLEPQIIE
- the infB gene encoding translation initiation factor IF-2 translates to MKENSSQSIALTPRPPIVVIMGHIDHGKSTLLDYIRKANSTAKEAGGITQHVGAYEALHTDKEGKERKITFLDTPGHEAFGKIRSRGAKVADVAVLVVSAEESVKPQTLEALKFIKENDLQYVVAITKIDKPDADVERVKKNLLENEVYLEGWGGEIPNVALSSKTGEGVSDLLEVISLMADIMDLKANPQKPAEGVVVESHLDRRKGITATLIIQDGSLETGQAVLAGNCLSSVRMLEDFQGKSIKKASFSSPVRIIGWSEIPPAGELFKAYDTKKEAEARREEVEKINEEMKSATDKSGASEKVIEETRAIIPLIIKADVWSSVEAMEHELEKIKSERVTFQIVSKGVGDINEGDIKSGAGSAETTVVGFNVKIDKRAEALIERLGIKTHTSDIIYKLTEWLGEIVKERTPKISTEEAQGEAKVLKQFGKEKDRQILGGKVTQGVLTVGANVKISRRDFELGKGVIKELQQQKNKTKEVSEGNEFGILVESKIEIMPGDKIIPYIVVEK
- a CDS encoding cysteine desulfurase family protein — translated: MSIKNLKLMARGSKRKARIYLDYASSTPIAPEVLKVIQKAEKEVFGNPSSIHKEGVEAKKLLEESRVKIARSLECRAEELVFTSGGTESNNMAIFGAFTDGAHVITTTIEHSSVLEPIRELEKRGATVTYLKPNSEGLINPEDVGKVLRPETALVSIQYANSEIGVVQPILKIGKLLSDFQNQRELQNPKQKPKTGRQTNFKLKVAKPVFHVDASQAPMYLNCSPSHLGADLVTFDAHKMHGPKGIGLLYKRRNVNLSPLIFGGGQENELRSGTENAPSAMGFAKAFELAFALREKESKRLKKLADYFYSLIRTNKRIDADSGMAKRVVINGSLEKRLPCNINISIEGINAEFFVLQLDAVGIACSTKSSCEEGKEESYVVKSLGGPKWRAKCALRFSLGRYTQKSDIDYLMKILENCVRKAIYKKENYENMVE
- a CDS encoding DUF4446 family protein, whose translation is MLKIMSIDPNLIIYAPLVLMAIVIIWLIRMEFKLHKFLKGRSASSLEELIHEVNAGLKESREFEDEMEKYLLSVETRLRNSAQGVGTVRFNAFRGTGEGGNQSFATAFLNEHGDGVVISSMYSRDRVSVFSKPIAKFKSEYELSKEEKEAVIKAKAQLPRSV
- a CDS encoding ribosome-binding factor A, with amino-acid sequence MSHTEDKTKRIIRDSAADFLSREANRYALITVTDVKLKDRGTKATIFITVLPTEYENASLDFTKRKRSDLRDFLKSHVRLRKIPFLDFEIDKGERNRQRIDELSG